TGGATATTCCCTTCAGAACAGCTGGCTGGAGATAGAGAACTCCTCGGAGACTGCATCATTTGCTAACATTGCTCCGTTCAGCTACGACCATCATGGTAAGTCCTGTCTTGCGATCCGAACGAGTACAACAGAAACATGATGTCTAACCGTGGTGGGTGATTGTGGATCAGGCATTCACGAGGAGATGTTGGTATGTTTTCCCGACTCACAACTGGCTGCCGCTTGTCCTGGCCGGCTAGGATCTTTGAATGGCCTCACTAACCATGTCGCACCGCAGAAAGACGAGGTCCGCACGCGCTCCTACATGAATGCCATTGTTCAGAACAAGCACCTGTTTAAGGACAAGGTCGTTCTCGACGTTGGCTGTGGAACTGCCATTCTGTCCATGTatgcaaccccccccttGCGTCGACTCCCAAAAGCGAAGGAGAATGCCTAGATAGACTAATCATGTGTGTCACTCTAGGTTCGCCGTCAAGGCTGGCGCGAAGCACGTCATCGGTGTCGACATGtccaccatcatcttcaaGGCGCGCGAGATCGTCAAGGTGAACGGCATGTCTGACAAGATCACCCTGATTCAGGgcaagatggaggaggtcgagctcCCCTTCCCCAAGGTCGACATTATTATTTCCGAGTGGATGGGATACTTCCTTCTCTACGAGTCCATGCTGGACACCGTTCTGTACGCCCGTGACCGCTACCTGAACCCCGACGGTCTCATCTTCCCAGACAAGGCCACCATCTTCGTTGCCGGTATTGAGGACGGCGACTACAAGGATGAGAAGATTGGATGTGAGTTTAGAAACtacccccccctccccctcgcctCCAAAGCCTGGCCACGAGATGTGAATAAATGCTAACGGTTGCCAATAGTCTGGGACAACGTGTACGGCTTTGACTACAGTCCGCTCAAGGCCACGGCCCTGTCCGAGCCTCTTGTCGACACAGTCGAGATCAAGGCTGTCGTCACTGACCCCACGCCCGTCCTGACCCTGGACCTGTACAAGTGCCAGGTGTCGGACCTTGCCTTCACCACCCCCTTCCGCCTCTCCGCCCGCCGTGACGACTTTATCCACGCGCTCGTCGCCTGGTTCGACATTGActtcaccgccgcccacaAGCCCATCCGCTTCTCCACCGGCCCTCACACCAAGTACACCCACTGGAAGCAGACCGTCTTCTACCTCAAGGACATGCTCACCATGTCCGCTGGTGAGGAGGTTGACGGCACCCTGCACGTCAAGCCCAACGAGAGGAACCGTCGTGACCTCGACATCAAGATCGAGTACAAGTTCTTGACCGAGGACCCCACCCGTGCCGCTGAGGGCGTCTGCGAGTACAAGATGTGCTAAGCGCACCACAGTCTTGGACCCGGTACATATCATTTCCCACCCCTGGAGAGTTGGCCCCCTGAGAAAACGATCAACAAACATCCAACCACAGCAAGGTTTCACGAGAAGCCTTTGGTAGTGTTTTCCCAAGGAAGTGGGTTAACCTACCTGACAATCGGGGAGCCACCGAGATACCCAGCTTTTGCTCCCGCCACGGGCGACGAAACCGCCTGTGATTTGTTTGCGCCCAAAAGTCATTTttgagaggagagagaatCCAGCCTGGCTGCGTAACctgcgccggcgaggaggtatGGCGCGGCCTCCTTCCCATTTTCGAGATATCCcacgcccccccttccttgtgtttaatttttttttttttgcataTTCCGGTTCGACACGAGTCTTACCGCCGAAAAGCGTCGGTGCCGTGATGGAGAAGGAACgagaggaaggaaaagaga
This sequence is a window from Colletotrichum higginsianum IMI 349063 chromosome 8, whole genome shotgun sequence. Protein-coding genes within it:
- a CDS encoding Protein arginine N-methyltransferase, with the translated sequence MGNDTHMEVDAAEQKLKGMEHSEQHYFKSWLEIENSSETASFANIAPFSYDHHGIHEEMLKDEVRTRSYMNAIVQNKHLFKDKVVLDVGCGTAILSMFAVKAGAKHVIGVDMSTIIFKAREIVKVNGMSDKITLIQGKMEEVELPFPKVDIIISEWMGYFLLYESMLDTVLYARDRYLNPDGLIFPDKATIFVAGIEDGDYKDEKIGFWDNVYGFDYSPLKATALSEPLVDTVEIKAVVTDPTPVLTLDLYKCQVSDLAFTTPFRLSARRDDFIHALVAWFDIDFTAAHKPIRFSTGPHTKYTHWKQTVFYLKDMLTMSAGEEVDGTLHVKPNERNRRDLDIKIEYKFLTEDPTRAAEGVCEYKMC